The following coding sequences are from one Streptomyces sp. NBC_01294 window:
- a CDS encoding amino acid adenylation domain-containing protein, which translates to MESRGLPFISVARRFPDRTALRLGARTVAYRELDELSGALAARIAPGRTVAVTGWDRLDHVVGLLAALRAGATYLPLDREAPEERNRWIREDAGATLAYTDGELVEVEAKAEADGPAGPAGPAGPVALAAAPDPDPDPDPDPGRRGRESAAGYLVYTSGTTGRPKGVHVPLAALAGHLAAAVDCFGLTEDDVVLHFARPTVDVAVEQVLTALSAGACIVVPEEQLLAPAALLDLLDAEGVTVANLAAGYFQEVVAALRADGRPPRTLRLMISGSDRLYPDAAAGWWAATGVPLLNAYGPTETVVTATVHEPAGPTVGEGDTVPIGRPLGDRRAYVLDERLRPVAPGVPGELYLGGSLLASGYHGRPGLTAGRFVADPFAPEPGARMYRTGDVVRRSGTYAPLEFVGRADHQVKIRGFRVEPGEIEQVLAGHPDVAGAVVVAHEGRLAAYVTRTAPDAAGSTSDVAGAAPDAARTAPDAAGLRAYLAERLPEHMVPSTVTTLDAFPLTAGGKVDRAALPEPQAAPAAPAAGRRPPRTPAEQLIAAVWADVLAVPEVGADDNFFHLGGDSLTAVRVVGRVFDVFGMISPYTIFDAPTLAEFAAAVTAASDGGERPALTRTGATEAPLANFQRGLWFLDQWNPGAPTYIVPWVFRFAGPVDPELLRRALAGVVDRHEALRTTFELGEDGPRQVVHPSVELPFTVLETTSAALDDQLAEAALAPFDLESGPLVRAHLYRTGGTSTLLLLCHHIVWDEGSLPVLEAELAALYDSLATGRPADLPELAVQYADYSTWQREDGTAERQLDHWREHLRDAPAEPVLPTDHPRPELQAFRGAFHRFTMPRPVAEAVRALARSEDATPFMVLLAGLALTLHRRTGRRDLVLGSPVSVRGRAELDALIGYFVNLLPLRVRLDEGMDFRDLVRHVREVAIDGYRHQEAPFDAIAGAVMEERPDDRTEDRNPLCQVLLELHPLDTRPLTIGGTEVTRELHSNPVSRFDLSISVDDRGTDFTGRFEYDSDLFDPATMAELCEAWLGTLAAAVDAPVHSLFEDRAARDPHALALVSGEDRLDYGALNERANRLAHHLGALDIGRGDTVAVLVERGPDLVVALLAALKAGAAYTLLDPDFPAERLAGAVADSGAALLVTHRHASPPFPVARHLDLDAEAASVAARPGHDPGMPVTGTDLACVMFTSGSTGRPKGVAVPHRALTTTYLGQDYARFGPDEVWLQCSPVSWDAFALELYGALAFGGVCVLQAGQRPDPQAVAELTRRHGVTQLQLSASLFNFLLEEFPETYDGLKVAFTAGERASVTHVGKALDQYPDLVVANGYGPVESLGLTTCHRATPQDAAGASIPIGHPLHGKAIHVLDERLRPVPDGTTGELYAAGAGLALGYVGRPGLTAERFVASPFGASGERLYRTGDLGHRTAEGVLEITGRIDDQVKIRGFRVEPGEIEDALTRHPSVREAAVTVHEPAPGDRRLAAYVTTTAGAPAPDPDTLLDHLAGMLPEHMVPATLDVLDALPLNQNGKVDRRALPAPAERPEAAPADPLTPDQRLVADAVRAVLRLAEDPGPDADFFRIGGNSLAAVRVAMRLSQETATRVPPQVVFRGRTVGAIAERLASR; encoded by the coding sequence ATGGAATCTCGCGGTTTGCCCTTCATATCCGTCGCACGCCGGTTCCCGGACCGCACGGCCCTACGGCTCGGCGCCCGGACCGTTGCCTACCGGGAGCTGGACGAGCTGAGCGGCGCCCTCGCCGCCCGGATCGCCCCCGGGCGGACGGTGGCCGTCACCGGCTGGGATCGGCTCGATCACGTGGTCGGCCTGCTCGCCGCCCTCCGGGCCGGCGCCACCTACCTGCCGCTGGACCGGGAGGCGCCCGAGGAGCGCAACCGCTGGATCCGTGAGGACGCCGGCGCCACCCTCGCCTACACCGACGGCGAGCTGGTCGAGGTCGAGGCCAAGGCCGAGGCCGATGGCCCCGCCGGCCCCGCCGGCCCCGCCGGCCCCGTCGCACTCGCGGCCGCGCCGGACCCGGACCCGGACCCGGACCCGGACCCGGGCCGGCGCGGCCGCGAGTCCGCCGCGGGCTACCTTGTCTACACCTCCGGCACCACCGGTCGCCCCAAGGGCGTGCACGTCCCGCTCGCCGCGCTGGCCGGCCACCTGGCCGCCGCCGTCGACTGCTTCGGCCTCACCGAGGACGACGTGGTGCTGCACTTCGCCCGCCCGACCGTGGACGTGGCCGTCGAGCAGGTTCTCACCGCCCTCTCGGCCGGCGCGTGCATCGTCGTGCCAGAGGAACAACTCCTCGCTCCTGCCGCCCTGTTGGACCTGCTGGACGCCGAGGGTGTCACCGTGGCCAACCTCGCCGCCGGCTACTTCCAGGAGGTGGTGGCCGCGCTGCGCGCGGACGGCCGCCCGCCGCGCACCCTCCGGCTGATGATCTCCGGCAGCGACCGGCTCTACCCGGACGCCGCGGCCGGCTGGTGGGCCGCCACCGGCGTGCCGCTGCTCAACGCCTACGGGCCGACCGAGACCGTCGTCACCGCCACCGTCCACGAGCCGGCGGGTCCGACGGTGGGGGAGGGCGACACGGTCCCGATCGGCCGCCCGCTCGGCGACCGCCGCGCGTACGTGCTGGACGAGCGGCTGCGGCCGGTGGCGCCCGGGGTGCCCGGCGAGCTGTACCTCGGTGGCTCGCTGCTGGCCTCCGGCTACCACGGACGCCCGGGCCTGACGGCCGGCCGGTTCGTCGCGGACCCCTTCGCACCGGAGCCGGGCGCCCGGATGTACCGCACCGGTGACGTGGTCCGGCGGTCCGGTACGTACGCTCCGCTGGAGTTCGTCGGCCGCGCGGACCACCAGGTCAAGATCCGCGGCTTCCGGGTCGAGCCCGGCGAGATCGAGCAGGTGCTGGCCGGCCACCCGGACGTCGCCGGAGCGGTCGTGGTGGCGCACGAGGGCCGGCTCGCCGCCTACGTGACCCGTACGGCCCCGGACGCGGCCGGTAGTACCTCTGACGTGGCCGGTGCCGCCCCTGACGCGGCCCGTACCGCCCCCGACGCGGCCGGGCTGCGCGCCTACCTGGCCGAGCGGCTGCCCGAGCACATGGTCCCGTCGACCGTCACCACTCTGGACGCCTTCCCGTTGACCGCCGGCGGCAAGGTGGACCGGGCGGCGCTGCCCGAGCCCCAGGCCGCGCCCGCCGCACCGGCCGCCGGCCGCCGCCCTCCGCGCACCCCCGCCGAGCAGCTGATCGCCGCCGTCTGGGCGGACGTGCTCGCGGTGCCCGAGGTCGGCGCCGACGACAACTTCTTCCACCTGGGCGGGGATTCGCTCACCGCCGTGCGCGTGGTCGGCCGGGTCTTCGACGTCTTCGGCATGATCTCCCCGTACACGATCTTCGACGCGCCGACCCTCGCCGAGTTCGCCGCCGCGGTCACCGCGGCCTCGGACGGCGGCGAGCGCCCGGCGCTGACCCGGACCGGTGCCACCGAGGCGCCGCTCGCGAACTTCCAGCGCGGGCTCTGGTTCCTGGACCAGTGGAATCCGGGCGCCCCGACCTACATCGTGCCCTGGGTGTTCCGCTTCGCCGGGCCCGTCGACCCGGAGCTGCTCCGCCGGGCCCTGGCCGGCGTGGTCGACCGGCACGAAGCGCTGCGCACCACCTTCGAGCTGGGCGAGGACGGCCCCCGACAGGTCGTCCACCCCTCCGTCGAGCTGCCGTTCACCGTCCTGGAGACCACCTCCGCCGCCCTGGACGACCAGCTCGCCGAGGCCGCACTGGCGCCCTTCGACCTGGAGAGCGGTCCGCTGGTCCGCGCCCACCTCTACCGCACCGGCGGGACGTCCACCCTGCTGCTGCTCTGCCACCACATCGTCTGGGACGAGGGGTCGCTCCCCGTCCTGGAGGCCGAACTGGCCGCCCTGTACGACTCCCTGGCCACCGGCCGTCCCGCCGATCTGCCCGAACTCGCGGTCCAGTACGCCGACTACAGCACCTGGCAGCGCGAGGACGGCACGGCCGAGCGGCAGCTCGACCACTGGCGCGAGCACCTGCGCGACGCGCCCGCCGAGCCTGTGCTCCCCACCGACCACCCCCGCCCCGAACTGCAGGCCTTCCGCGGCGCGTTCCACCGCTTCACGATGCCCCGCCCGGTCGCCGAGGCCGTCCGGGCGCTGGCCCGCAGCGAGGACGCGACACCGTTCATGGTGCTGCTCGCCGGGCTCGCGCTCACCCTGCACCGGCGGACCGGCCGGCGCGACCTGGTGCTCGGCTCCCCGGTGAGCGTCCGCGGCCGGGCCGAACTCGACGCGCTGATCGGCTACTTCGTCAACCTGCTGCCGCTGCGCGTCCGGCTCGACGAGGGGATGGACTTCCGCGACCTGGTCCGGCACGTCCGTGAGGTGGCGATCGACGGCTACCGCCACCAGGAGGCGCCGTTCGACGCCATCGCGGGCGCCGTCATGGAGGAGCGCCCCGACGACCGCACCGAGGACCGCAACCCGCTCTGCCAGGTGCTGCTGGAGCTGCACCCGCTGGACACCCGCCCGCTGACCATCGGCGGCACCGAGGTCACCCGCGAGCTGCACTCCAACCCGGTCTCCCGCTTCGACCTGTCGATCTCCGTCGACGACCGCGGCACGGACTTCACCGGCCGCTTCGAGTACGACTCCGACCTCTTCGACCCCGCCACCATGGCCGAGCTGTGCGAGGCCTGGCTCGGCACCCTCGCCGCCGCCGTCGACGCGCCCGTGCACAGCCTGTTCGAGGACCGGGCGGCCCGTGACCCGCACGCCCTCGCCCTGGTCTCCGGCGAGGACCGCCTCGACTACGGCGCCCTGAACGAGCGGGCCAACCGCCTCGCCCACCACCTCGGCGCCCTGGACATCGGCCGCGGCGACACCGTCGCCGTCCTGGTCGAGCGCGGACCGGACCTGGTGGTCGCCCTCCTCGCCGCGCTGAAGGCCGGCGCCGCCTACACCCTGCTCGACCCGGACTTCCCGGCCGAACGGCTGGCGGGCGCGGTCGCCGACAGCGGCGCCGCCCTGCTGGTCACCCACCGCCACGCGAGCCCGCCCTTCCCGGTCGCCCGCCACCTCGACCTGGACGCCGAGGCCGCCTCCGTCGCGGCCCGCCCCGGCCACGACCCGGGCATGCCGGTCACCGGCACTGACCTCGCCTGCGTGATGTTCACCTCCGGCTCCACCGGCCGCCCCAAGGGCGTCGCCGTCCCGCACCGCGCCCTCACCACCACCTACCTCGGCCAGGACTACGCCCGCTTCGGGCCCGACGAGGTCTGGCTCCAGTGCTCCCCGGTCTCCTGGGACGCCTTCGCCCTGGAGCTGTACGGCGCGCTGGCCTTCGGCGGGGTGTGCGTGCTCCAGGCCGGCCAGCGGCCCGACCCGCAGGCCGTCGCCGAACTCACCCGCCGCCACGGCGTGACCCAACTCCAGCTGTCCGCCAGCCTGTTCAACTTCCTCCTGGAGGAGTTCCCGGAGACCTACGACGGCCTCAAGGTCGCCTTCACCGCCGGCGAGCGGGCCTCCGTCACCCATGTCGGCAAGGCGCTCGACCAGTACCCGGACCTGGTCGTCGCCAACGGCTACGGCCCGGTCGAGAGCCTCGGCCTCACCACCTGCCACCGCGCCACCCCGCAGGACGCCGCCGGCGCCTCCATCCCGATCGGCCACCCGCTGCACGGCAAGGCGATCCACGTCCTCGACGAGCGGCTGCGTCCCGTCCCGGACGGCACCACCGGTGAGCTGTACGCGGCCGGCGCCGGGCTGGCCCTCGGGTACGTGGGCAGGCCCGGGCTGACCGCAGAGCGGTTCGTCGCCTCCCCGTTCGGCGCGTCCGGCGAACGGCTCTACCGCACCGGCGACCTCGGCCACCGGACGGCGGAGGGCGTGCTGGAGATCACCGGCCGGATCGACGACCAGGTGAAGATCCGCGGCTTCCGGGTGGAGCCCGGCGAGATCGAGGACGCGCTCACCCGCCACCCGTCCGTGCGGGAGGCCGCCGTCACCGTCCACGAGCCCGCCCCGGGCGACCGCCGGCTCGCCGCGTACGTCACCACCACCGCCGGAGCGCCGGCGCCCGACCCCGACACGCTGCTCGACCACCTGGCCGGGATGCTGCCCGAGCACATGGTGCCCGCCACCCTCGACGTGCTGGACGCGCTGCCGCTCAACCAGAACGGCAAGGTCGACCGCCGGGCCCTGCCCGCCCCGGCCGAGCGCCCCGAGGCCGCCCCGGCCGACCCGCTGACCCCGGACCAGCGGCTGGTCGCCGACGCCGTCCGCGCGGTCCTCAGGCTGGCCGAGGACCCCGGTCCCGACGCCGACTTCTTCCGTATCGGGGGCAACTCGCTGGCCGCCGTGCGGGTCGCCATGCGGCTCTCCCAGGAGACCGCCACCCGGGTCCCGCCGCAGGTGGTCTTCCGCGGCAGGACGGTCGGCGCCATCGCCGAACGACTGGCCTCGCGATGA
- a CDS encoding asparagine synthetase A, with product MTTDGLTAPAPIPDPGRHLTAPTTRSALRIQHQLLFAAREFLRGQGFTELLPPIIGPVTDPGSRGSKQVDVDFYGHRYKLMTSAILYKQASLLAFDKIFCIAPNVRLEPLETAGTSRHLAEFHQLDVEVAGATRDDAVRLVEALVVHMVDSVVRELPKEFAELGRDIGAFTELLKGSFGRMRHAEAVAELQGLGHPQSPDAELDWAGEAFLSARRDRPFFVTDYPKGSRGFYDREDPEQPGTLRNFDLIAAEGYGELCSGSQRTNDYAEIVTRMRESGENPQKYRWYLDLVREGVPGSAGFGIGVERLTRYVAGLDAVWQAAAFPKVPGVVSP from the coding sequence ATGACCACCGACGGGCTCACGGCCCCCGCACCGATTCCGGACCCCGGCCGCCACCTGACCGCCCCGACCACTCGCAGCGCGCTCCGGATCCAGCACCAGCTCCTCTTCGCCGCCCGCGAGTTCCTGCGCGGGCAGGGCTTCACCGAGTTGCTCCCGCCGATCATCGGACCGGTCACGGACCCCGGCTCGCGCGGTTCCAAGCAGGTCGACGTCGACTTCTACGGTCACCGCTACAAGCTGATGACGAGCGCCATCCTCTACAAGCAGGCCTCGCTGCTCGCCTTCGACAAGATCTTCTGCATCGCCCCCAACGTCCGCCTGGAGCCGCTGGAGACCGCCGGGACCAGCCGCCACCTGGCCGAGTTCCACCAGCTCGACGTGGAGGTCGCGGGTGCGACCCGGGACGACGCCGTGCGGCTGGTCGAGGCGCTGGTGGTGCACATGGTCGACAGCGTGGTCCGTGAGCTGCCCAAGGAGTTCGCCGAACTCGGCCGGGACATCGGCGCGTTCACCGAGCTGCTGAAGGGCTCCTTCGGCCGGATGCGGCACGCGGAGGCGGTCGCCGAGCTCCAGGGGCTCGGCCACCCGCAGAGCCCGGACGCCGAACTCGACTGGGCCGGAGAGGCGTTCCTCTCGGCCCGGCGGGACCGTCCGTTCTTCGTCACCGACTACCCGAAGGGCTCGCGCGGGTTCTACGACCGGGAGGACCCCGAACAGCCGGGCACGCTCCGGAACTTCGACCTGATCGCGGCCGAGGGCTACGGCGAGCTGTGCAGCGGAAGCCAGCGCACCAACGACTACGCGGAGATCGTCACCCGGATGCGGGAGAGCGGCGAGAACCCGCAGAAGTACCGCTGGTACCTGGACCTGGTCCGCGAGGGCGTGCCCGGCAGCGCCGGCTTCGGCATCGGCGTCGAGCGGCTGACCCGCTACGTCGCCGGGCTGGACGCGGTATGGCAGGCCGCGGCCTTCCCGAAGGTGCCCGGGGTGGTGTCGCCGTGA
- a CDS encoding glutamate synthase-related protein — translation MSDLSAPGFPEEEVRRRARAGVAAAFPPPGEYGRVLFGAEHRGDLYPGGERDPLDALRIAPPVFVPQRLARLIDLGREPDYRDVELTTTIGGFTSSLPAYVSALGSTRAAGGDLGLALSRQAGALGLPMVIGENVVPVNGYGRLGESADRALLGRLRAYTEELPDGQGGVAVQQSTEDADAEVWNLVHSDPAALPLLESGRLAFELKVGQGAKPGLGGMTVLDADAAARLGDRYGLDDVFGDGRVLRSSTPGTFTAEILRQQIRMMRNNFPRVRVWVKLHPGRDVAEAARVAADAGADAVTVDGAEGGTGWAPGAFPAQVGLPLAECLRRLAAAGPPPCLLVSGRMWEGGRAVKSMALGARAVGLGRAALLATAEDPQSGLVRFAECLALELRLLISALGKYAPAALDRDDVWSPDFPGIPVTG, via the coding sequence GTGAGCGACCTCTCGGCGCCCGGCTTCCCCGAGGAGGAGGTCCGCCGGCGCGCCCGGGCCGGCGTGGCGGCGGCCTTCCCGCCGCCCGGCGAGTACGGCCGGGTCCTGTTCGGCGCGGAGCACCGGGGCGACCTGTACCCGGGCGGTGAGCGGGATCCGCTCGACGCGCTGCGGATCGCGCCGCCGGTCTTCGTGCCGCAGCGGCTCGCCCGGCTGATCGACCTCGGTCGCGAGCCGGACTACCGGGACGTCGAGCTGACCACCACCATCGGCGGGTTCACCTCCTCCCTGCCGGCGTACGTGTCCGCGCTCGGATCCACCCGGGCGGCCGGCGGTGATCTCGGCCTCGCGCTCAGCCGGCAGGCGGGCGCGCTGGGCCTGCCCATGGTGATCGGCGAGAACGTCGTCCCGGTGAACGGCTACGGCCGGCTCGGCGAGTCGGCGGACCGGGCGCTCCTCGGCCGCCTCCGGGCCTACACCGAGGAACTGCCGGACGGGCAGGGCGGGGTCGCCGTCCAGCAGTCCACCGAGGACGCCGACGCCGAGGTGTGGAACCTCGTCCACAGCGACCCGGCCGCTCTGCCCCTGCTCGAATCCGGGCGTCTGGCCTTCGAGTTGAAGGTCGGGCAGGGGGCCAAGCCGGGCCTCGGCGGGATGACCGTGCTGGACGCCGACGCGGCCGCCCGGCTCGGCGACCGGTACGGGCTGGACGACGTGTTCGGCGACGGCCGGGTGCTGCGCTCCAGTACCCCCGGCACCTTCACGGCGGAGATCCTGCGCCAGCAGATCCGGATGATGCGCAACAACTTCCCCCGGGTCCGCGTCTGGGTGAAGCTGCACCCCGGCCGGGACGTCGCCGAGGCGGCCAGGGTGGCCGCCGACGCGGGGGCGGACGCCGTCACGGTGGACGGCGCGGAGGGCGGCACCGGCTGGGCGCCGGGGGCCTTCCCGGCGCAGGTCGGCCTGCCGCTGGCGGAGTGCCTGCGCCGGCTCGCGGCCGCCGGTCCACCGCCCTGTCTTCTGGTGTCCGGGCGGATGTGGGAGGGCGGCCGGGCGGTGAAGAGCATGGCGCTCGGCGCCCGCGCGGTGGGCCTGGGCCGGGCGGCCCTGCTCGCCACGGCCGAGGACCCGCAGTCCGGTCTGGTCCGCTTCGCGGAGTGCCTCGCGCTCGAACTCCGCTTGCTGATCAGCGCGCTCGGGAAATACGCGCCGGCCGCCCTGGACCGGGACGACGTATGGTCCCCGGATTTCCCCGGAATTCCTGTCACCGGATAA
- a CDS encoding methylaspartate mutase — MPVPAPAVQASGFGAFVSRARAAGALVVQPRMGMADPLRMRDGLLATRDADAVTVGTITLDSYTRTGDLAAARRALADGVGLNGYPIVTHPADTTRAVLRGVADARFPVQVRHGSAMPEHIVRALLSIGLDATEGGPVSYCLPYSRTPLREAVTAWRRSCELLASAAEFGAEPHLETFGGCLMGQLCPPSLLIAVSALEALFFRQHGLRSISLSYAQQADPRQDEEALTVLGRLAGELLPDVDHHLVLYAYMGVFPRSPGGARLLLEDAARLAVRAGAARLIVKTTAEAHRIPTVGENVLALEGAAAAAADERARRPRTAGPDTNIEDTGIASTGIDDTGIEAEARALIGAVLELDADIGRALVRAFAAGYLDVPYCLHPDNAGRTRTSLGPDGRLHWSSIGSMPIAGLADGGPRAPILGSAGLISALSHVQRTYDARAAARSPLGAAADPPRTAVPPRMPVPVPPRTTSTPRRELGLTTP; from the coding sequence GTGCCGGTCCCCGCCCCCGCCGTCCAGGCGTCCGGCTTCGGCGCCTTCGTCTCCCGCGCCCGGGCGGCCGGCGCCCTCGTGGTCCAGCCCAGGATGGGCATGGCCGATCCGCTGCGGATGCGCGACGGCCTGCTGGCCACCCGGGACGCGGACGCCGTCACCGTCGGCACCATCACGCTCGACAGCTACACCCGCACCGGCGACCTCGCGGCGGCCCGGCGCGCCCTCGCCGACGGGGTCGGTCTGAACGGCTATCCGATCGTCACCCACCCCGCGGACACCACCCGTGCCGTGCTGCGGGGCGTAGCGGACGCGCGCTTCCCGGTGCAGGTCCGGCACGGTTCGGCGATGCCGGAACACATCGTCCGCGCGCTGCTGTCGATCGGCCTCGACGCCACCGAGGGCGGTCCGGTCTCGTACTGCCTGCCGTACAGCCGGACGCCGCTGCGCGAGGCGGTCACCGCCTGGCGGCGCAGCTGCGAACTGCTGGCCTCAGCGGCGGAGTTCGGTGCCGAACCGCACCTGGAGACTTTCGGCGGCTGCCTGATGGGCCAGCTCTGCCCGCCGAGCCTGCTCATCGCGGTCAGCGCGCTGGAGGCGCTCTTCTTCCGGCAGCACGGGCTGCGCTCCATCTCCCTCAGCTATGCCCAGCAGGCCGATCCGCGCCAGGACGAGGAGGCGCTCACCGTGCTCGGGCGGCTGGCCGGCGAACTGCTGCCGGACGTGGACCACCACCTCGTCCTCTACGCCTACATGGGCGTCTTCCCGCGCTCGCCCGGCGGGGCCCGGCTACTGCTGGAGGACGCGGCCCGGCTGGCGGTGCGGGCCGGCGCGGCCCGGCTGATCGTCAAGACCACCGCCGAGGCGCACCGGATCCCGACCGTGGGCGAGAACGTCCTGGCGCTGGAGGGCGCAGCAGCGGCCGCCGCCGACGAGCGCGCCCGCCGACCGCGGACCGCCGGCCCGGACACGAACATCGAGGACACCGGCATCGCGAGCACCGGCATCGACGACACCGGCATCGAGGCGGAGGCGCGGGCGCTGATCGGCGCCGTGCTGGAGCTGGACGCCGACATCGGCCGAGCGCTGGTGCGGGCCTTCGCCGCCGGCTACCTGGACGTCCCCTACTGCCTGCACCCCGACAACGCCGGCCGGACCCGCACCTCGCTCGGGCCCGACGGCCGGCTGCACTGGTCGAGCATCGGGTCGATGCCGATCGCCGGCCTGGCGGACGGGGGCCCGCGCGCGCCGATCCTCGGCTCGGCCGGGCTGATCTCGGCGCTCTCCCACGTCCAACGGACCTACGACGCCCGCGCCGCCGCCCGCTCGCCCCTCGGCGCCGCCGCCGACCCGCCCCGCACGGCCGTACCGCCCCGCATGCCCGTACCCGTACCGCCCCGCACGACGTCCACGCCACGACGAGAGTTGGGACTCACCACACCATGA
- a CDS encoding Dabb family protein yields the protein MIRHVVLFKFKSGIDWSDPRAQAAERTAARVGDEVPELHEWRHGRNISDRPIAYDFLVEGLLDDMDAVGRYLVHPFHQDAITQWRDISDWVMVDVEA from the coding sequence GTGATACGCCACGTCGTACTCTTCAAATTCAAGTCGGGAATCGACTGGAGCGATCCGCGCGCCCAGGCGGCGGAGCGCACCGCGGCCCGGGTCGGCGACGAGGTGCCCGAACTCCACGAATGGCGCCACGGCCGCAACATCTCGGACCGCCCCATCGCCTACGACTTCCTCGTCGAAGGACTCCTGGACGACATGGACGCGGTCGGCCGGTACCTCGTCCACCCCTTCCACCAGGACGCGATCACGCAGTGGCGGGACATCAGCGACTGGGTCATGGTCGACGTCGAGGCGTAG
- a CDS encoding cobalamin B12-binding domain-containing protein → MEQQHAVEQHGKAEPAGLEVVVTTMASDSHTWNLVFLQLLLEELGHRVTNLGACVPDELLVAECCRIEPDLIVLSSVNGHGFHDGLRVIAALRARPELARTPTVIGGKLGIDGTGTGTPARQRTLLTAGFDGVFEEGGSVLDFQSFVGSLSAGSRALPARTGALPAGSGGQPARTGALL, encoded by the coding sequence GTGGAGCAGCAGCATGCCGTGGAGCAGCACGGAAAGGCCGAGCCGGCCGGTCTGGAGGTCGTCGTGACGACCATGGCCTCGGACTCGCACACCTGGAACCTGGTCTTCCTCCAGCTGCTGCTGGAGGAGCTCGGTCACCGGGTCACCAACCTGGGCGCGTGCGTGCCGGACGAGCTGCTGGTCGCCGAGTGCTGCCGGATCGAGCCGGACCTGATCGTGTTGAGCAGCGTCAACGGGCACGGTTTCCACGACGGACTGCGGGTGATCGCGGCGCTGCGCGCCCGCCCCGAGCTGGCCCGGACGCCGACCGTGATCGGCGGGAAGCTCGGGATCGACGGCACTGGCACCGGCACCCCGGCCCGGCAGCGGACGCTGCTGACGGCAGGCTTCGACGGGGTCTTCGAAGAGGGCGGCTCTGTGCTGGACTTCCAGTCCTTCGTCGGCTCGCTGTCCGCCGGATCCAGGGCGCTGCCCGCCAGGACCGGGGCGCTGCCCGCCGGGTCCGGGGGGCAGCCTGCCAGGACCGGGGCTCTGCTGTGA
- a CDS encoding helix-turn-helix domain-containing protein encodes MDAVQSLQSAAGFGELLRIRRERVGLTQQVLADHATLSVRAIRDMESGRVQRPRQETVRLLADALRLEGRNRSNFEAAARRQALVEEPRDEPTAPPVARGAIVGRDLEVEVLTDALAVHGDRLVTVAGLGGVGKTRLVLEVARRLYLVSRWSVRWIDCGRLPAAGLERRADLARTIGERPTLLVLDGADAGVDTALLDELFQRCPGLRVLITARVPQPLPGGQVIPLAPLPTPGTELDHDPGALAEVGAVRLLLSHLRRLRPGYRLEPEEAPAVAALCRQLDGLPGALELVAGWSTVLSPRQLVARLADGPFHLAPPPAGFGGGRADVGAALGAALDRLTLGQRDLLERLAARPGDWSGDDAVELSGRPPQECLAAVHELLASGLIRSVPARDGVRFTVLNLCRRLCGTGAYPELAAAS; translated from the coding sequence ATGGACGCTGTTCAGTCGTTGCAGTCGGCGGCGGGCTTCGGAGAGCTGCTCAGGATCCGGCGTGAACGGGTCGGCCTGACCCAGCAGGTGCTCGCCGATCACGCGACCCTGAGCGTCCGGGCGATCCGTGACATGGAGAGCGGGCGGGTGCAGCGCCCCCGGCAGGAGACGGTCCGGCTGCTGGCCGACGCGCTCCGGCTGGAGGGCCGCAACCGGTCGAACTTCGAGGCGGCCGCGCGCCGGCAGGCGCTCGTCGAGGAGCCGCGCGACGAGCCGACCGCGCCGCCGGTCGCCCGGGGCGCCATCGTCGGCCGGGATCTGGAGGTCGAGGTGCTGACCGACGCGCTCGCCGTGCACGGCGACCGGCTGGTCACGGTGGCCGGCCTGGGCGGGGTCGGCAAGACCCGGCTGGTCCTGGAGGTCGCGCGACGTCTGTACCTCGTGTCCCGGTGGTCGGTGCGCTGGATCGACTGCGGCCGGCTGCCGGCCGCCGGACTCGAACGCCGCGCGGACCTCGCCCGGACGATCGGGGAGCGGCCCACGCTGCTGGTCCTGGACGGCGCCGACGCCGGCGTGGACACGGCCCTGCTGGACGAACTGTTCCAGCGCTGCCCCGGCCTGCGGGTACTGATCACCGCCCGCGTCCCGCAGCCGCTGCCCGGCGGCCAGGTGATCCCGCTCGCCCCGCTGCCCACACCCGGGACGGAACTCGACCACGACCCGGGCGCACTCGCCGAGGTGGGCGCCGTCCGACTGCTGCTCTCGCACCTGCGGCGGCTGCGCCCCGGTTACCGCCTGGAGCCCGAGGAGGCGCCCGCCGTCGCCGCGCTCTGCCGCCAGTTGGACGGCCTGCCCGGGGCGTTGGAGCTCGTGGCGGGCTGGTCGACGGTGCTGTCCCCGCGCCAACTGGTGGCGCGGCTGGCGGACGGTCCGTTCCACCTGGCGCCGCCGCCGGCCGGGTTCGGCGGCGGCAGGGCCGACGTGGGTGCGGCGCTGGGGGCCGCGCTGGACCGGCTGACGCTCGGCCAGCGGGACCTGCTGGAACGGCTCGCGGCGAGACCGGGGGACTGGTCGGGCGACGACGCCGTCGAGCTGAGCGGCAGACCGCCGCAGGAGTGCCTGGCGGCCGTGCACGAACTGCTGGCGAGCGGGCTGATCCGCAGCGTCCCGGCCCGCGACGGCGTCCGGTTCACCGTGCTGAACCTCTGCCGGCGCCTGTGCGGGACCGGCGCGTACCCGGAGCTGGCGGCGGCGAGCTGA